The genomic interval TCTGGGACGTCGGAGCAGCGGGGGCGGCATTCGATTTCGGTGTCCACTACAACACAGGCTGGCGCAACCTGCGGCTGGCGATGGCCATCGTCAACTTCGGGCCCGACTTGAAGTACTCGGGCGGTCTGCTCGACTTCACTCACGAGCCCGGCTGGTCGTGGCCCTGGTCGCGCGAACCGATTCCCGGTACCTACCTGACCGAGACTTTCCCGCTGCCGGTGACGTTCCGGTTCGGCGTGGCCTACGACTTCTTCCGCAACGACAATTCCTATCTGACAGCGGCCGCGGACCTGAACCACTTCAATGACGTCAATGAGAAGGTCAACGTGGGGTTTGAGTACAACCACAGACCGGTAAGTCTGCGCGCCGGGTACATCCTCAACACTGACTTCAACTACGCGCGTGATGTCGGCTGGACCACCGGGCTCTCGGCCGGCGCCGGTTTCCGGTTCACGCCCGTTGCGGGGCTGGGCCTCAACTTCGACTACAACTACCGGGACCTTGGTCGCCTCGGCGGTTCCCACCGCGTGACCCTCTCTCTGGACTTCTAGCCAGCAGCACAGTCCAACCGGCCCGGAGTCCTGGCTCCGGGCCGGCCCTTTCGAGCCGGTTCAGTATCTGGCGAGAGGGAGAGGGGGCCGGTAAGAGAGAGCCCGAGAGAGACGGACGGCTATTGCGTGTTCAGAGGCTGAGTGCGCAGGGCGGCGGCTGTTTCACTGACGAGTTCCTCGATCAACTCGTGGACCGAGACTATCTTGTTGCACCGCCAGGCGTTTGCTCCGCACATGGCGTACCCGTCCTGCATCTGGCCTCTGTAGCTCGCCACCAGCGCTTGGGCTATGCAGTATCCGGCCACTGCCGGCTCACAGGTCAAGAGACAGTGGTAGGGGCAGCCGAAGTTGACCTTCTCACCCTTGAGGTAGCGATCCACAAAGTCATTCTTGATCACCCTCGCTGGCATGCCTACCGGGCTGTGGATGACGGCGATGTCCTCCTCGCGGCAATCGAGGTAGGCCTGCTTGTAGGCGTCAGAGGCATCGCACTCGTGAGTGCAGACGAATCTCGTGGCCATCTGGACTC from candidate division WOR-3 bacterium carries:
- a CDS encoding PorV/PorQ family protein, with translation MTNTEPEARNPKPLARRVPILFSVLALLASLAVPSFAVFTKIGMAGLPFLKIGVGRCAGMGGAFVAVADDATAAFWNPAGLALLQKRSAVVNHIDWVADINHEYLSIVMPTKVGNFGVSVTALSLGGFEETTVDTFQGTGRTFTGSDLAAGVSYARMFTDKLCFGLTAKVVSEQVWDVGAAGAAFDFGVHYNTGWRNLRLAMAIVNFGPDLKYSGGLLDFTHEPGWSWPWSREPIPGTYLTETFPLPVTFRFGVAYDFFRNDNSYLTAAADLNHFNDVNEKVNVGFEYNHRPVSLRAGYILNTDFNYARDVGWTTGLSAGAGFRFTPVAGLGLNFDYNYRDLGRLGGSHRVTLSLDF